In Trichlorobacter lovleyi, the DNA window AGCAAAAAGACGAAGAGTAACACCGAATAGGTGTGGATATTTAGGTAGACAGCAGAAAGGAAGAACCGATGCGTCATAATAACTCAGGTAGAAGACTTGGCCGTACAACCAGTCATCGTATTGCCATGTTTCGAAATATGGTAACTTCACTCCTTAACCACGAGCGCATTGTTACCACAGATGCCAAGGCTAAGGAAATTCGTTCCGTTGCTGAAAAAATGATTACCCTTGGCAAGCGCGGTGACCTGCATGCACATCGTCAGGCTGCTGCCTATATCCGCGAAAAATCTGTCGTCACCAAGCTGTTCAGCACGATAGCACCGCGTTATAAGGATCGCGCTGGCGGGTATACCCGTATTATCAAGCTTGGTCAACGACTTGGTGATGCTGCATCCCTTTCGGTAATTGAATTGGTTGAAGAAGCTACACCGCAACAATCCTAATTTAGCTTACATACTCGTCGGTAATGAATAGCGTTTCAGCAATGAAACGCTATTCATGTCTGCAGCTTCAACGAAACTAAGTAACCAGATCAACTACCAGTCCTTTAATGCCTATTACTGATGCTGTAATAGACATTCTGTCCTTCTGCTCCTTTACGACAAGTTCATATAGCTTATCCGCCTCTTTATCAATCACTGTGATTATTTCATAGTATCTAGGGTTCATGGGGGTCCCCCCGATTTTTTCCAATCGGTAGGCTTCGTTTGTCACCTGCTTCGCGAGTTTACTTAAAAGTTCACGAAAACGCTTGAAGTTCTGAATGGTGGGTTCTTTCTCAAGCGTCTCACCCGCCGTATCAAGTGCAATTCGAAGATCGCTGATGGTCTGCTCATGTTGGTTCGCCTCAAGTTGTTTCGCCTGTAGCTCGGACGAAAAGAGTGAAAAAAGGCCGGATTTTTGCGGCGGGGATGCCATGGTCTGGTGCCCCTTGCGTAAGTCTTTCACGCTGCTTTTATCAGAGATTTTCATCATTTTCTCCCTAGATAGAGTCGTAATTACAGCGGAACTCAGCCTGGCAATACAAATGCTGTTTTCAACCAGTTACCTGTATGGTACTCTTGCAAAAAACTAGCTGAATTTGCTGAATAGGGACACGACGTGCTTACTGTTGTTGAACGAAAAAAAAGGGTCAGAGAGGCTCTGGTCATTGTTCTGGCCATTTTGCTGATTGTCTTGTTGACCGGTGTGGAAATACGTTTAACACAAATCAGTTCCAAGGCCCCCTTGTCAAGTAACGTGGTTATCTTTGGCATGATCAATGTCATAGTCTTACTCGTTGTCCTGCTTGTGTATCTCATAAGCCGAAATATTGTAAAGCTGTTAATTGAAAGCCGTGCCAGCGTTTTGGCAACCCGTCTTCGAACCAAGCTTGTCATATCCTTCGTCGGTTTGTCTCTCGTCCCCACGATGCTGCTGTTTTTTGCCTCTGCCAGCTTTATAACCAACAGTATACAAAACTGGTTTAACGTTCAGGTCGAGACGTCATTAAGTGAGTCTTTGGAAGTGGCTCAGACCTATTACAAAACATCTGCCAGTAATGCCTTGTTTTATGCCCGGCGATTGAGCGAAACCATCAAACGTGAGCGACTGTTGAACGATGACAGCCTTCCCCGGATGAAATCGGTTGTCCGGGATAAGCAGAAAGAATACAACCTCGGCATTGTTGAGGTCTTCTCCTCTCAACGTGAAGAGCTGATCCGTGCCTCGAATCCCGATGTGCCGCTGGGTGATTTGACAAGCCCCAACTCCGAAGATATTAACCAGGCCTTGGCCGGCCGTGAACTTACCAAGGTCAATTCGGTTGGCAAGGCCGACCTCATTCGCGGGATTGTCCCGATATATTCAACCTACAATGATCGTGATGTGGTTGGTGTTGTTGTTGTTAATTACTACGTCTCACATTCTCTTGTCAGCAAGATGCGTGAGATATCTTCTGCATATCAAGAGTTTAGACGCCTCAAAATCCTCAAAAATCCTATTACCACAGGGTATCTCCTGGTCCTTTTTCTTATTGCCTCGGTGATTGTTTTTCTCTCCTTCTGGATCGGTATTTATCTGGCTAACAGCATGACAAAGCCGATTCAGTCACTGGTTGAGGGAACGCGAGCCGTAGCTGAAGGTGACCTTGAGGTTGTCATTGATGCAGAAGGCCCCGACGAGATAGGCATGTTGGTGCGCTCATTTAACACGATGATACTTGATTTGCGGACGCAGCGGCAGGTCCTGAGCAGCACGAACGAAGAACTCAAACATATTAACCAGGAGATTGAGTCACGCCGCCGCTATATGGAGATCGTGCTGCGCAATGTGGCAGCCGGGGTCATCTCTGTTGATCGAGAGGGGTTGATTACCACAATCAACACCTCTGCAGAGCGTTTGCTACACATTAATATTGCGCATGTTCTCGGGCGCAATTTCCGCGAAGTGATGCGCGAGGCTCATCTTGAAATAGTCAGGGACGCCTTGCGGGATATGGCTCTGACCCGTCATGATACCATCAGCAGACAGATAACCCTCGAAATGCGAGGTGAGCGCAGGGTGCTGCAGATGAACCTGACTATGTTGCGGGATGAACAGGGTGAGTTTCTTGGTTCCGTTCTGGTGCTGGATGACTTGACGCAGATGGTCAAGGGGCAGAGGATGGCAGCATGGCGCGAGGTGGCCCGCAGGATTGCCCATGAAATCAAGAATCCCCTGACACCGATCCAGCTCTCTGCACAGCGCCTGAGGAAGCGATATCTTGAGCGGTTTTCCGGTGATGAGGATGGCAGGGTTTTTGATGAATGTACCTCCATGATCAGCAAGGCTGTGGATGAACTTAAAATTCTGGTGAATGAGTTTTCAAATTTTGCCCGGATGCCGGCTGTTCAGCCAACAGAGAATAACTTGAATGATTTGGTGCGTGAAACCCTGACGCTGTATCAGGAAGCGCATCGTGAAGTTCGGTTCCAGTTTGCTCCAGATCTGCACCTGCCTGCGATTAAGATTGATAGAGATCAGATCAAGCGGGTCTTGATTAACCTGCTGGAGAATGCCGTTGCTGCAATGGCAAACAAAGGAACGGTAGCTATCAGCACCACCTATGACCCTGAACTTAAGATGGTTTCATGCTGTGTGGCCGATGATGGCCCCGGAATGAGTGCTGAAGTTAAATCGCGTCTGTTTGAACCATATTTTTCTACAAAAAAGGGTGGCACAGGATTGGGACTGGCAATTGTTACCAGTATTGTGTCGGATCACAATGGTTTTGTCAGGGTTCGTGACAACTCCCCTCACGGGGCCTGTTTTGTTGTCGAACTGCCGGCCACCTAGACACTTGAATAGGAGAGATGCATGTCGAAGTTGATCCTGGTTGTTGATGATGAAGAGAGCATCAGGATTTCGTTGGGAGGGATCCTTGAAGATGAAGGCTATCAGGCTTTACCTGCTGAGAATGGTGCCGATGCCCTCGACCTGATTCGTGAGGAGGTTCCGGATCTGGTGTTGCTTGATATCTGGATGCCCGGCATGGACGGCATTCAGACCTTGGAACAGATCAGAAATCTTTTTCCTGATCTGACCGTGGTTATGATGTCGGGTCACGGCACCATTGAAACAGCAGTCAAGGCCACCAGGATGGGGGCTTTTGATTTTATAGAAAAGCCATTTTCCCTGGACAAGGTGCTGATTACCATCGCCAATGCCCTCAATTTCAAGGAGCTGCGCAAGGAAAATGAGGCGTTACGCCTGTCTGCCCTGAAGGAACATGAGATGGTCGGGGCGTCTGCTGGGGTCGAGCTTTTAAGAGGCCTGGTACAGCGTATTGCACCTGCATCAACGCCGGTTCTGATCCGTGGAGAGGAAGGAGTGGGCAAGGAGCTCGTGGCCCGCGCCATCCATCATTACAGCACGCGTCGTGATAAACCCTTTGTGGCCATTAACTGTATGGCTGTTCCTGAACCGTTGCTTGCCGATGAACTATTCGGCCATGAGCGGGGAGCCTATGTTGGCGCAAACAGCCAGAAGCGTGGACGTATTGATCTGGCAGATGGTGGTACCATTTTCCTCGACGAAGTGCATGAGTTGTCATTAAAGGCGCAAGGAGAAGTACTGCGAATACTTACCGAACATAGTTTTGAGCGGTGTGGTGGATCACGTCCAGTCCGGGTTGATGTCCGGGTAGTCGCTGCAACCTCACGTTCACTGGAACGGGCCGTTCAGGACGGACTGTTCCGTGAGGACCTCTATCAGCTTTTGCAGGTGGTGCCTCTTGAATTGGCTCCACTCAGGGAGCGTTGTGAAGATATTCCGTTGCTGGTCAAGCATTTTGTGCGCTTGTTTCATCGTCGTGAGGGCTGGGAACCCAAGACCTTTGATGATTCTGCCCTTGCCTGCCTGCAGAGCTACGACTGGCCGGGGAATATTCGTGAATTGAAAAACATCGTTGAGCGGATATTGATTATGGCAGCAGGGCCTGTGATTACGGCGGATGATTTACCTGCACTGATGCCGGGAGGCAACTGCAAGGCATCGCCACGGCTGCAGGAACCTCCTGATGTGGGAGAGGCCGCCGTTGGGTCGTTACGTTCCGCCCGTGAACGCTTTGAACGGGATTTTATCCTGCAGACCTTGCTTCAATCTGCCTGGAATCTCGACAAGGCTGCTGCATTGCTGGAGATGGAGCGGACGGTACTGCAGCGCAAGCTGCTCCAGTATGGTCTTACACCGGAAGGCGAACGATAATCCCAGGGGGGGGCGCATGTCACAGATACTGACGACAGTTGATAATCAGGTTGCCACTATCACGCTTAATCATCCGGAAACACGAAACAGTCTCAGTTGCCAGATGCTGGAGGAAATACTTCAGGCTATTGAGTCGTTTTCACATGACGAAAACGTTCGGGTTCTGGTGATTCGTGCGCCCCGGGGGACGAAGGTGTGGTCGTCAGGTTTTAATATCCATGAGTTGCCGGTGTCTGGTCGAGACCCCCTGTCATACAATGACCCGCTGGAGTGTCTGCTGCGGGCTGTGGCGCGTTTCCACTCGCCGGTGATTGCCATGATTGAAGGGTCTGTCTGGGGAGGTGCCTGCGACCTTTCCTTTGTTTGTGATATTGCCATCGGTTGCCCGACTTCATCCTTTGCAATTACCCCTGCAAAGTTAGGGGTGCCCTATAATATTTCAGGCATCATGCACTTTTTTAATATTGTCGGCCCTCGGATAGCCCGTGAGATGTTTTATACGGCTGAACCTATCTCTGCTGAACGGGCGGTGCAGGTCGGTATCCTGAATCACTTGGTACCTGTTGAAGAGCTTGAGTCGTTTACCTATGCCATGGCAGGCAGGATCGCGGACAACTCGCCTTTGGCTAACCGTGTCATGAAGGAACAGCTGCGTTTGCTGGCCGATGCCTACCCCTTGCGCCCCGAGACCTTTGAATATGTACAGGGGTTGCGTCGTATGGCCTACGATAGTAAGGACTATGAAGAAGGGAAGCGTGCCTTTCTTGAACGGCGTAAGCCGGTTTTTAGCGGTAAGTAGATCTGGACATGAGCATTGTGCTTTTGCTGTGAACGTAAAAAGGGGATGCGATATCGCATCCCCTTTTTTTTGCAGTACAGTACCAGGCGGTGATTAGTTACGGCCGCCAGCCTCAGCCCACTTCTCCAGCATTGCGGTGGTAACAGACTTCGGACGCTCAAGGGCATAGCCCAGACCACGGTCCCAAGTGATGTTAGCCATGCAGCCCAGTGCGCGGCCTACACCGAACAGTACGGTGTAGAAATCGTACTCGGTCAGACCGTAGTACATCTGGATAACGCCGGACTGTGCATCAACGTTAGGCCATGGGTTCTTGGTCTTGCCGTGCTCTGTCAGAACGCCAGGAGCAACTTCAAAGATCTTGGCGATAACTTTGAACAGCGGGTACTCGTTGAGGCCCGGGGTGTTGAGGCAGAACTCACGCTGTGAGGTATAACGTGGGTCGGTCTTACGCAGAACAGCGTGACCGTAGCCGGGGATTACCTGGCCAGCGTTGAGGGTATCCCACAGAGCTGCTTTGATCAGCTCTTCAGTTGGCTCTACATCCTTGCAGTACTTCTCCTGGAATTTCAGGGTCCAGTCCAGAACTTCCTGGTTTGCCAGGCCGTGCAGCGGGCCAGCCAGGCCGTTCAGGCCAGCGGAGTAGGCATAGTACGGATCGGACAGGGCGGAGTGTACCAGGTGAGTGGTGTGGGCAGATACGTTGCCGGACTCATGGTCGGAGTGCAGGATGAAGTACATACGTGCAACGTCCTTGTACTCCTCTTTCTGGCCGATCATGTGGGCAAAGTTGGCGCCCATATCCAGGCTCGGGTCGATAGCGATCTGCTTATCACCACGATACTTCAGGTTGTAGATGAAGGCAGCAATAATCGGGATACGGGCAACGATATCGCTGGCGTCTTCGTACACATATTCCCAAGCTGTCATCTTGTTGAATTTGCCTGAGTTGTAGAAACCGGCAAACTTGGAGTCCTTCTGCAGGGTCAGCATGGCAACGGACAGCATGACCATTGGGTGGCTGTCACGTGGCAGAGCGCGAAGTACATCAAATACGTACTGAGGAACTTCCTGACGGGTCTTCCACTCGGCAACAACTTCTGCTACCTGTGCCTCGGTCGGAACCTCACCGGTAAGCAGCATATACCAGAAAGACTCAACGGTCGGGTAGTTTGAACCCGGTGCCTTAGGAAGGGCCGCAAAGGTCTCAGGAATAGTCTTGCCACGGAAGCGGATGCCTTCCTGGGGGTCCAGGTAGGAAATGTCGGTTACCAGGCTGCGGATGTCGCGGGCGCCGCCGATGCACTGATCGATAGTTACTTCATCAATCTTCACCTTGCCGAATTCTTTTACCAGACGGGTGGTGCGGGGACGATGCTCTTCGATTTTCTGCTTCAAAGTTTCCTTCAGAGCCATTGTGTACTTCTCCTTTCGGGATAATGGTGCAACTAGTTAATTGCACAATACAATAAACGTTTTGAATATACTGTATACAAAAATTTTGGCTGTTATAACACCCTGTGGGGCCAAATACAACAGGTTTTTTGTATACTGAAACAACATTATAAAATTACTAGTGCGTCGTCAGATCTGGTCAGCTGCTTCAGTCCATCGTTGCTGAGGTAGAAGGTGTTTTCAATGCCGACGGCCCCTTCGCCGGGGAAGACCACCTTGGGTTCAAAGGCCCAGGCCATGCCAATTTCCATGACCTGATCCTTGAAACCTTTAGCAATAAACGGGTACTCATCAATTTCAATACCCAGGCCATGACCGATGAAAGAAACCTGTGAGCTGGGAGCTCCCATGAAACTGTCGGCATAGCCCAGCTCCATGGCAAGCCCATGGCAGCGGTCGTAGATTTCGCCCCAACTGATGCCGGGCACTGCAATCTCTTTCATAAGTTCCTGCACCTTCAGCATATCTTCAAAACCTTGCGTAAGCCGGGCAGACAAAGGGCCGATACTGAAGATGCGGGTCTGATCCACCAGGTAGCCGTCAATGCTGCCAGCAAAGTCCATGATAATCGGCTCATTGGGGCCGATCGGTTTGTGACCGGCTCCCTGACCAAAACAGGGAGAGGCTCCCAGGCCGCCGAAGGGGGTGTCGGTGTAGGCCGGGACAGCGCTGTCAGTGCCTGAGAAGGTATGACCGAAAAACATTTCGCCATTGAAGACCCGCATCCTGATCAGCCCCAGATGGCCATGTTTCCGTGCGGTGTATTCCAGTTCAGCCGCCAGTTCGATATCAGTCATTCCGGCCGTGATGACTTCTTTGGCCCGCTCATAGATCTTGTGTACCTGGTCTGCTGCATCCTGCATCAGATGGATCTCATAGTGGCTCTTGATCATCCGTACCTGACGGATCAGCGGGGTGGCATCGCTGAAAGCAACATTGGGCCAGACCTTGCGGTAACGTTCCAGAAAGACAACCGGCAGCACGTCAAATTCAAGTCCGATCCTTTGGGGTTCCGGGTACCCATAGCTACTGATTATGGCTGGTATATCCCTCGGGGCAGAGAACGACAGGACCTCTTTCAACCCTGATTCCATCCGTGCCCGGGCCTGATCCCGGCGAACCAGGTAGAGTGGCTGGCCGCTGGCGGGAACATAGAGACAGCCGTTCTGTACGGTGCCGGTAAAGTAATAGAGGTCGGCATTCTGCACGATCAGCACGGCATCAAGGTCAGATGCCTGCATCAGGTCCTGCAGCCTCTTGCAGCGGTATTCAAGTTCCGTGGCTGGTGTCAGTCGCATGTTTGGTGATCCTTTCTTCACAGGGGGTTGACGATATGGCATGAACCGGTTAGGTTGTCGTGCATGTCAGGACGAATCTTTACCTCATTTTCAATTGGCCTCTTTACCATTATTCCGGCTGGTGATCCAACTCCAAATCCGTGCGGCCTGCCGATTGTGCTGGGGAAAAAAGGGGCCTTTGGCTCTGGTGAACATGAAACCACTGCCTCCTGCCTTGAGCTTCTACCTGCTATTTCCGGCATCAAAGGCAGCCGTGTGCTGGATTTGGGCAGTGGTACCGGTATCCTTGCCCTGGCTGCGGCACGGCTGGGCGCTGCGGCAGTGTTGGCAGTTGATCTGGAAGAGGCGGCAGCGGTTTCCTGTCAGGAAAATGTGGTGTTAAACGATCTGGAATCTCAGGTTGTTACCGTCTGCGGTGAGCTGTCTGCGGTGGGTGAACAGTCTTTTGATCTGATATTGGCTAACATCTATGCCGATATCCTGTTGCCGCTGGCTGATCAACTGGTGGGGATGACCAGCCCCGGTGGGCAGCTGCTGCTATCAGGCATCCCGCTGCAGGATAAATTTGATATAGTACAACGCTACACCCGGTTGGGATGTAGCGTTGTTGACAGCAGGATAGGGGAGGAGTTCGCCACCTATCTGTTTGTAAGGTCGTAGCTACTTCTTCAGCACCAGCGCAATCAGTATCAGTACAATGATGCTTGCCAGCACCGTCATGGCTATCTTGGCAACCGACCAGGGGCGTTCCCCCTGAACCTCTCCGGTAGAACCGTTAATAAGGAAACGGTAGGACTTGTCACCGTATTTGTAGGCACTGATCCAGACCGGCAGCAGGATATGCTTGAAGGTGATGCCGTCAAACTGGGTCCGCACCGTATTGATCCGCTGGTGATCGCCGCCGATATCCGCCGCTATGGTTGCCCTGATTGCGCCATCCATCTCCTGTTTGGCCCGTTCAAAACCGTCCCCCAGATCAACCTGGTAGGCCTCGGCCTGGAAACCGCTCATGTAGGCATCCTGATAAGGCACAAGCGCCTTGAGGTCCCATGGTTCCAGTTCATCGACAATTTCAGGGGGTAGAGAACGGCCTGCCTGGACAATGACATCATCAAAGTTCTGCCAGACCGTGCCGCTGGCATGATACCAGCGGGTGTGACGGATCTGGCGGGTTCTGGTCACCGAGTTGCCGTCATCGTCAGTTTCACTGTAGCGTTCGGTTTCGTAGTAATCCTCGCCCCGTTCGCCGTCATACCAGGTGGTGGATTGTGCATCAAAGGTCCAGTAGGGGATATACATCCCCTTGATGCCGCCATCCTTTGCCGCCTTATCCTTTAATCCCCCCGGGGCGAACCAGAGTCCCCCCAGCCAGTCGCGGAATAGCTCCATCGCCTTGTTTTTTGGGATCTTGAACGGCAGGATCGCCCCCGGCTTGATCAGGCGGCTGGCCTTGGCCTTGGCCTGCAGCTGGGTGCCGCAGAACGGGCAGTGGCTCATGGAAATGTTGGGCTGCAGGGTGGAGGTGCCGCCGCAGGACTGGCACTTGACGGTCTGCACCTCCTGTGCATCACCCTGCTCCGTGGCCCGGGCAAAATATTCGTAGAAATCCAGTTCCCGGATCTCCTCTGCAGACTGGGGAATCCTGTTCTCGTGGCTGCAGTAGGGGCATTTCAGAGTGGCTGCACCGGGGTGAAACTCCAGTTTGGCCCCGCAGGAACTGCAGGGAAACTGCTTGGCTGCCGTATTTGGTGTCTGTTGGGTTGGGTCGCTCATACGTAATCTCCCGGTTTACGCTGGAGGCATGGGGGGGGGGACTGCACCAAAGACCTGGGCCAGTTCAGACAGGGTGCCGGCTGCTGCCCAGCTTGCCATGCCCTGTTTCCAGACCAGGGTTTCACGGGTCAGCTGACCGGCCATAACCATCTGTTGCAGAGCCGGTGCCTCAAAAGGCCCTGCCTGCTGCCCGTTCAGGGCCACATACAGATTAAGTTGGGGCAGAGGCGGTGGCCCCGGCATTGGTGGCGGCTGAGGTGCCGGTTGGCCGGTACCGGAGAATCCCGGTGTGATGCCGGGCTGCTGCACCATATTGGTAAAGGCACCCCCCATGGCATTGCCCATCTGACCGCCCATGCCAAACCCCATGCCGATCCCCACGCCGGCCGCAGCCAGCCCGCCGGGGTTGTTGGCGGCATCATTGATGGAGTTGGCGGTCTCGTACTGGGTATACATCTGCATGTTACCGATGGCCCGCATGGCACCGGCCTTGTCAATCGCCCGCTCCACCTCTTCAGGCAGACCCACGTCCTGCACCTGCACCTCGGTCAGGGCGATCCCCAACCCTTCAAAGGCCGGTGCGATCCGTTCCTTCAGCATCTCACCCATGGTAAAGACCTTGCTCTCAAGGTCAATGACCGGAATCTGCAGCTCCGGCATCACCTCTTTGATCCGCATGCCGATCTTGCCCTTCAGGTTGTCCTGAATTTCGTCCGTGCTGAATTCTCCATCGGTTCCTGCGATCTCACGAATGAATACAGCCGGATCCTTGATCTTGATCGAATAGATGCCGAAGGCCGTTACCCGCACCGCGCCGAACTCAGGGTCGCGCATGGTGCAGGGGCCGGGTGTGCCCCACTTGAGATTGGTGAACTGACGGGTTGAGACAAAGTAGACCTCGGCCTTGAAGGGGGATTCAAAGCCGTACTTCCAGCCCTTGAGGGTGGCCAGGATCGGCAGGTTCTGGGTGGTCAGGTCGTAGGTGCCCGGTTTGAAGACATCGGCAATCTGGCCTTCGTTGATGAAGACCGCTGCCTGTCCTTCACGGACCACCAGCTTGGCACCGTTCTTTATCTCGTTATTATAGCGCGGAAAACGGTAAATCAGGGTGTCATTGGTATCGTCCAGCCATTGGACAATATCAATCAGTTCGGCTTTTAATTTGTCCCATAGTGCCATGTCAGTGCCTCCTTACGGGGGGTCTTTGATGTACAACGAAAGAAGACAGTGTAAATGGTTTTAGGAATGTTGCAAGTGGTGAAAACAGGCTGAGTAGTGAAACGGGCTGTCGTGATGAATACTATGAATACAGCTGCGATTCGTTGTATGTTGTACACAGCCTATTGGCCACCCGAACCGCAACATGAAAGGGGAGTAAACCATGAAAGAGAAACTGGAACAGTTATTCTATTTTGGTCTTGGCAGTGCCTTGATGGCCAAGGAAAAGCTTGAACAGGCCGGGGAATCGGCCAAGGGACTGAAAGAAGAAAACGAACGCAAGGCCCGTGAGTTCTTTGACCAGGCCGTGGCTAAAGGCAGCGAAGAGCGGGAACAGATCAAAGGCAGTATTAAAACGTTGCTGAAGGAGGCAATCGACGAACTTGGTCTTGCCACCAAGGCCGATCTGGAAGCCCTGCGGGAGGAACTGGCAAAACAGCGTCAGGGACAGCCGTAAACCGGTGACACCGATCTCTCTCCTCATCAGGCTGTACCACCCGTTGCGGGTCTACCGGGTCTTCAGGGTGCTGCTGACCGTCTTCCTGTTGATCCGTAAGCGGGCCGGCTGGCTGGGGATACGGCCGTTGGCACCGCTGCAGCTGGTTGCGGCCATAGAACAGCTGGGGGCCAGCTTTATCAAATTGGCCCAGGTGCTGGCCACCCGGGCGGACTTTTTTGACAGCAGCTACCTGGAACCGTTACGCCATCTGCATGATCAGTTGCCTCCGATGTCAGAGACCGACTTTCAACAGGTCTTTGAGCGGGCTTTCCGTGCCGGGGCCTGCTTTCGCGGGTTTGAACAGAGCCCGCTGGCCTGTGCCTCCATCGGCCAGGTGCACCGGGCAGTGCTGCAAAGTGGTGAACAGGTGGCGGTCAAACTGCGCCGTAACCGGATCGAGCGGGTGGTGCGGGAGGATATCCGCCTCTTGGGCTGGTTTCTGGCGATCCTGCATCCGCTGTTCTCCGAATATACCCGTAACTCCATTGAGGCGGTGCTGATCGCCTTTCGCCGCACCATCCTGCAGGAAGTGGATATGCAGGCTGAACTGTCCAACCTGGAACGGTTCCGTCAGGCCTACCCCGACTCCGGTATCCGCATGCCGCTTCCCTATCCGCAGTTCAGCTCCCACGATGCCCTGGTGATGAGCTTTGAAGAGGGGATCCGTTTTGATGATCGGGAAGGGCTGGCTACGCTCCGGGTTTCTTTCGGCAAGCTGATGGAGAAGCTGGTGCTGTTCTACACCGAGCAGATGCTGGTGAAAGGATTCTTCCATGCCGATCCCCACCCCGGCAATCTGCTGGTAACCACCACTGGTGAACTGGTGCTGCTGGATTTCGGCATGGTCAGCCGGATTCCCAACGCCACCCGGCTGGCCATGATCAACACGGTCAAGGCAGCCTATGAGCGGGATTTTGAGCTATTGGTGCAGGCCACCCGCAAGCTGGGGATC includes these proteins:
- the rplQ gene encoding 50S ribosomal protein L17; amino-acid sequence: MRHNNSGRRLGRTTSHRIAMFRNMVTSLLNHERIVTTDAKAKEIRSVAEKMITLGKRGDLHAHRQAAAYIREKSVVTKLFSTIAPRYKDRAGGYTRIIKLGQRLGDAASLSVIELVEEATPQQS
- a CDS encoding YaaR family protein — encoded protein: MKISDKSSVKDLRKGHQTMASPPQKSGLFSLFSSELQAKQLEANQHEQTISDLRIALDTAGETLEKEPTIQNFKRFRELLSKLAKQVTNEAYRLEKIGGTPMNPRYYEIITVIDKEADKLYELVVKEQKDRMSITASVIGIKGLVVDLVT
- a CDS encoding sensor histidine kinase; the encoded protein is MLTVVERKKRVREALVIVLAILLIVLLTGVEIRLTQISSKAPLSSNVVIFGMINVIVLLVVLLVYLISRNIVKLLIESRASVLATRLRTKLVISFVGLSLVPTMLLFFASASFITNSIQNWFNVQVETSLSESLEVAQTYYKTSASNALFYARRLSETIKRERLLNDDSLPRMKSVVRDKQKEYNLGIVEVFSSQREELIRASNPDVPLGDLTSPNSEDINQALAGRELTKVNSVGKADLIRGIVPIYSTYNDRDVVGVVVVNYYVSHSLVSKMREISSAYQEFRRLKILKNPITTGYLLVLFLIASVIVFLSFWIGIYLANSMTKPIQSLVEGTRAVAEGDLEVVIDAEGPDEIGMLVRSFNTMILDLRTQRQVLSSTNEELKHINQEIESRRRYMEIVLRNVAAGVISVDREGLITTINTSAERLLHINIAHVLGRNFREVMREAHLEIVRDALRDMALTRHDTISRQITLEMRGERRVLQMNLTMLRDEQGEFLGSVLVLDDLTQMVKGQRMAAWREVARRIAHEIKNPLTPIQLSAQRLRKRYLERFSGDEDGRVFDECTSMISKAVDELKILVNEFSNFARMPAVQPTENNLNDLVRETLTLYQEAHREVRFQFAPDLHLPAIKIDRDQIKRVLINLLENAVAAMANKGTVAISTTYDPELKMVSCCVADDGPGMSAEVKSRLFEPYFSTKKGGTGLGLAIVTSIVSDHNGFVRVRDNSPHGACFVVELPAT
- a CDS encoding sigma-54-dependent transcriptional regulator, coding for MSKLILVVDDEESIRISLGGILEDEGYQALPAENGADALDLIREEVPDLVLLDIWMPGMDGIQTLEQIRNLFPDLTVVMMSGHGTIETAVKATRMGAFDFIEKPFSLDKVLITIANALNFKELRKENEALRLSALKEHEMVGASAGVELLRGLVQRIAPASTPVLIRGEEGVGKELVARAIHHYSTRRDKPFVAINCMAVPEPLLADELFGHERGAYVGANSQKRGRIDLADGGTIFLDEVHELSLKAQGEVLRILTEHSFERCGGSRPVRVDVRVVAATSRSLERAVQDGLFREDLYQLLQVVPLELAPLRERCEDIPLLVKHFVRLFHRREGWEPKTFDDSALACLQSYDWPGNIRELKNIVERILIMAAGPVITADDLPALMPGGNCKASPRLQEPPDVGEAAVGSLRSARERFERDFILQTLLQSAWNLDKAAALLEMERTVLQRKLLQYGLTPEGER
- the scpB gene encoding methylmalonyl-CoA decarboxylase, with protein sequence MSQILTTVDNQVATITLNHPETRNSLSCQMLEEILQAIESFSHDENVRVLVIRAPRGTKVWSSGFNIHELPVSGRDPLSYNDPLECLLRAVARFHSPVIAMIEGSVWGGACDLSFVCDIAIGCPTSSFAITPAKLGVPYNISGIMHFFNIVGPRIAREMFYTAEPISAERAVQVGILNHLVPVEELESFTYAMAGRIADNSPLANRVMKEQLRLLADAYPLRPETFEYVQGLRRMAYDSKDYEEGKRAFLERRKPVFSGK
- a CDS encoding citrate (Si)-synthase; amino-acid sequence: MALKETLKQKIEEHRPRTTRLVKEFGKVKIDEVTIDQCIGGARDIRSLVTDISYLDPQEGIRFRGKTIPETFAALPKAPGSNYPTVESFWYMLLTGEVPTEAQVAEVVAEWKTRQEVPQYVFDVLRALPRDSHPMVMLSVAMLTLQKDSKFAGFYNSGKFNKMTAWEYVYEDASDIVARIPIIAAFIYNLKYRGDKQIAIDPSLDMGANFAHMIGQKEEYKDVARMYFILHSDHESGNVSAHTTHLVHSALSDPYYAYSAGLNGLAGPLHGLANQEVLDWTLKFQEKYCKDVEPTEELIKAALWDTLNAGQVIPGYGHAVLRKTDPRYTSQREFCLNTPGLNEYPLFKVIAKIFEVAPGVLTEHGKTKNPWPNVDAQSGVIQMYYGLTEYDFYTVLFGVGRALGCMANITWDRGLGYALERPKSVTTAMLEKWAEAGGRN
- a CDS encoding M24 family metallopeptidase, which codes for MRLTPATELEYRCKRLQDLMQASDLDAVLIVQNADLYYFTGTVQNGCLYVPASGQPLYLVRRDQARARMESGLKEVLSFSAPRDIPAIISSYGYPEPQRIGLEFDVLPVVFLERYRKVWPNVAFSDATPLIRQVRMIKSHYEIHLMQDAADQVHKIYERAKEVITAGMTDIELAAELEYTARKHGHLGLIRMRVFNGEMFFGHTFSGTDSAVPAYTDTPFGGLGASPCFGQGAGHKPIGPNEPIIMDFAGSIDGYLVDQTRIFSIGPLSARLTQGFEDMLKVQELMKEIAVPGISWGEIYDRCHGLAMELGYADSFMGAPSSQVSFIGHGLGIEIDEYPFIAKGFKDQVMEIGMAWAFEPKVVFPGEGAVGIENTFYLSNDGLKQLTRSDDALVIL
- a CDS encoding 50S ribosomal protein L11 methyltransferase, which produces MSGRIFTSFSIGLFTIIPAGDPTPNPCGLPIVLGKKGAFGSGEHETTASCLELLPAISGIKGSRVLDLGSGTGILALAAARLGAAAVLAVDLEEAAAVSCQENVVLNDLESQVVTVCGELSAVGEQSFDLILANIYADILLPLADQLVGMTSPGGQLLLSGIPLQDKFDIVQRYTRLGCSVVDSRIGEEFATYLFVRS